CCTTTGAGCGGCTGATAACCGCCCCTGTATCGCTCACCACGGTGCTCCTCGGCGACCTTCAGGCCTCCCTTTACTTCGGCCTGGCGATAACCTTCGCGATAGCGGTTCCAGCGGTGCTCTACCTCTCGGTTCACATCGCTGCCCTCACGTTCCTGACCGCGACGCTCCTGGCCATCGGCTGCTTCTCCGCCATGACGATCTTGATGTCCTCCTATCCGCCAACCGACGTTCCAGCGGACGTTATGATGCTCTCGTCCCTCCTCAAGTTCTCGCTCCTCTTCATCAGCGGCATCTTCGTCCCTCTCGAAGCCCTCCCCGCTTACGCACGCGGGGTCTCCTTCATCTCGCCGCTGACCTACTACGTTGACGCCCTGAGACACTCTGCCGGTGCGGGCTACCTGCCTCTCTGGCTCGACCTCGGAATGCTGGTCCTCTTCGGG
This window of the Thermococcus siculi genome carries:
- a CDS encoding ABC transporter permease: MIEVLKRSFAVAKKDMVIFYLKGPVVIMGLIFPFFLFLAFLIGRNLSGTQLFVGLTAMTAFFTSTAVGPTIIPWECRGRTFERLITAPVSLTTVLLGDLQASLYFGLAITFAIAVPAVLYLSVHIAALTFLTATLLAIGCFSAMTILMSSYPPTDVPADVMMLSSLLKFSLLFISGIFVPLEALPAYARGVSFISPLTYYVDALRHSAGAGYLPLWLDLGMLVLFGAGFFLSGVSIHKKVLERRFT